From Calothrix sp. PCC 6303, a single genomic window includes:
- the hpsC gene encoding hormogonium polysaccharide secretion pseudopilin HpsC yields MKYILAYLLKIKIQSNHKEQQQGFTLIELLVAMILAVLVITPLLTFMINILDTDRREQAKASSEQEVQAAVDYIARDMEQAVYIYDADGIYGKTDATDATKSIRGILNQLPTPTETTKVPVLVFWKRYFLGKDQNVTVGTQNKRAGCLVTLSASVCNEQDYMLYSLVAYYLVKDNSATWNSTTARIERWEIRDGIRDLSGTITRSETINTSTQTVRYLLAPSSGFMPFNLSLEGDLKKKLGTWVKHSDPYETRGTRPTLIDFVDQTTIADGGTGIAPTCASDEQQVPRYTSTPAALQTGSFYACVNSSKYVARVFIRGNAKARFESGAKYNSENSEYFPKASIKIKGRGFLGAE; encoded by the coding sequence ATGAAATATATACTGGCATATCTTCTCAAAATAAAAATACAGTCTAATCATAAAGAACAACAACAGGGTTTTACTCTGATTGAATTATTGGTCGCAATGATTTTAGCTGTTTTGGTGATCACACCCTTACTAACTTTCATGATCAATATTCTAGATACAGATCGCAGGGAACAGGCAAAAGCATCTTCCGAGCAAGAAGTTCAAGCAGCGGTAGATTATATTGCCAGGGATATGGAACAAGCAGTGTATATCTATGATGCAGATGGTATTTACGGTAAAACTGACGCAACTGATGCAACAAAAAGTATTAGGGGAATACTTAACCAGCTACCTACTCCAACTGAAACAACAAAAGTCCCTGTACTTGTTTTTTGGAAGCGTTACTTTTTAGGTAAAGATCAAAATGTGACAGTTGGAACCCAAAACAAGCGAGCTGGTTGTTTGGTGACACTTTCTGCTAGTGTGTGCAATGAGCAAGATTACATGCTTTATTCTTTAGTCGCATACTATTTAGTAAAAGATAATAGTGCTACTTGGAATTCCACGACTGCGAGAATTGAGCGATGGGAAATCAGAGATGGTATACGAGATTTAAGTGGTACGATTACTCGTTCTGAAACAATTAATACAAGTACACAAACTGTCAGGTACCTTCTAGCCCCTAGTTCTGGTTTTATGCCCTTCAATTTATCTTTAGAAGGTGATTTAAAGAAGAAATTAGGTACTTGGGTAAAACATTCAGATCCTTATGAAACTAGAGGAACAAGACCTACTCTGATAGATTTTGTAGATCAGACTACTATTGCTGATGGAGGAACAGGAATAGCACCAACTTGCGCTAGCGATGAGCAACAAGTTCCTCGCTATACTTCAACACCCGCAGCTTTACAAACTGGGAGTTTTTATGCTTGCGTTAACTCTAGTAAATATGTAGCAAGAGTATTTATTAGAGGTAATGCAAAAGCGAGATTTGAATCCGGTGCTAAATATAATTCTGAGAATTCTGAATATTTTCCTAAAGCAAGTATTAAAATAAAAGGTCGTGGCTTTTTGGGTGCTGAGTAA
- a CDS encoding molybdenum cofactor biosynthesis protein B produces MEHLPHPDTSTISLNCGAITISDTRTTETDKSGKLIQEYLSRDSHKIMAYMILPDEPAQIKSQIQQLSQHPGIDVIILNGGTGIAPRDTTYDVIEQLLEKTLPGFGELFRFLSYQEIASRAIASRATAGIYRQKLIFSLPGSSNAVSLAMEKLILPEIVHLVKQMKG; encoded by the coding sequence ATGGAACATCTTCCTCACCCAGATACCTCAACAATCAGCCTCAACTGTGGGGCAATTACCATCAGCGATACACGCACAACAGAAACAGATAAAAGCGGTAAATTAATTCAAGAATACCTCAGTCGTGATAGCCATAAAATTATGGCTTACATGATTTTGCCAGATGAACCAGCGCAAATTAAAAGTCAGATTCAGCAACTTTCCCAGCATCCAGGTATTGATGTCATCATCCTCAATGGTGGCACAGGTATTGCCCCCAGAGATACCACCTATGATGTAATTGAGCAACTCTTAGAAAAAACCTTACCCGGTTTTGGTGAACTCTTCAGATTTCTAAGTTATCAAGAAATTGCTTCCCGCGCGATCGCATCTCGTGCAACAGCTGGGATTTACCGTCAAAAACTAATTTTTTCCCTTCCTGGTTCTAGCAATGCCGTCAGTTTAGCGATGGAAAAGCTGATATTGCCGGAAATCGTCCATTTGGTGAAGCAGATGAAGGGATAG
- a CDS encoding RecQ family ATP-dependent DNA helicase produces the protein MNRVSSPSWHQVRAEFQNIWGYEDFRSPQGEIIRCLLARKDALVLMPTGGGKSICFQLPALLQTGLTLVVSPLVALMENQVQELREKKLPAALLHSQLTSPQRREVLQKLEQQKLRLLYLSPETLLSPPVWEKLIQPQLIINAIILDEAHCLVQWGDSFRSAYRRLGAVRKALLATKPVGTKISVAAFTATAEPAAQKVIQEVLELQQPEIFSLNLYRPNLNPRVQVIWTPQARKHKLIKFIQSQKNQSGLVYVRTRSDSDNLAIWLSEKGLNVSPYHAGLDAEERRKIESKWLNGTLQFVVCTNAFGMGINKPDVRWVVHFHPPSLLSEYVQEIGRAGRDGKSADLLMLVSEPTGWLDSGDKQRQEFFSNQIYQQQREAEQLAKKLPKKGEITAVMKQFPNSANSLSLLHRDGLLKWVDPFNYVMIQGGRKPENIQEHSAKKMRKYFYTKTCRWQFLLSAFGFEKELGGFCGHCDRCRR, from the coding sequence ATGAATCGAGTTTCATCTCCGTCTTGGCATCAAGTTCGCGCAGAGTTTCAAAATATTTGGGGTTATGAAGATTTTCGTTCACCTCAAGGAGAAATTATTCGTTGCTTATTAGCACGAAAAGATGCACTGGTACTCATGCCAACTGGTGGAGGAAAATCGATTTGTTTTCAGCTGCCAGCTTTACTCCAAACTGGATTGACGCTGGTGGTTTCCCCATTGGTTGCGTTGATGGAAAATCAAGTGCAGGAATTGCGTGAGAAAAAATTACCTGCCGCACTTTTACATAGTCAATTAACTTCGCCACAAAGACGAGAAGTTTTACAGAAATTAGAACAACAAAAGCTGAGATTACTATACTTATCACCGGAAACTTTACTAAGTCCACCTGTTTGGGAAAAGTTAATCCAACCGCAGCTAATTATTAACGCTATTATCCTAGATGAAGCTCATTGTTTGGTGCAGTGGGGCGATAGTTTTCGTTCGGCATACCGCAGATTAGGAGCAGTCCGTAAAGCTTTACTTGCAACCAAGCCAGTAGGAACAAAAATTAGCGTTGCGGCTTTTACTGCCACTGCCGAGCCTGCGGCTCAAAAGGTGATTCAAGAAGTATTAGAATTGCAACAGCCAGAAATTTTTAGTTTAAATTTATATCGTCCTAATTTGAATCCCCGTGTCCAAGTAATTTGGACACCTCAAGCAAGAAAACATAAGTTAATCAAGTTTATTCAAAGTCAAAAAAATCAATCTGGATTAGTTTATGTGCGAACAAGAAGCGATAGCGATAATTTAGCTATCTGGTTATCGGAAAAAGGATTAAATGTCAGTCCTTATCATGCAGGTTTAGATGCTGAGGAACGTCGAAAAATTGAGAGTAAATGGTTGAATGGAACACTACAATTTGTGGTATGTACAAATGCCTTTGGAATGGGTATTAATAAACCTGATGTTCGCTGGGTAGTACATTTTCATCCGCCGTCATTACTATCAGAATATGTTCAAGAAATTGGACGTGCTGGTAGGGATGGAAAATCAGCAGATTTATTAATGTTAGTGAGTGAACCGACTGGATGGTTGGATTCGGGAGATAAACAAAGACAGGAATTTTTTAGTAATCAGATATATCAACAGCAGCGAGAAGCGGAACAATTGGCGAAAAAATTACCTAAAAAAGGGGAAATTACCGCAGTGATGAAACAGTTCCCCAATAGTGCAAATAGTCTTTCATTACTACACCGGGATGGGTTGTTGAAATGGGTTGATCCTTTTAATTATGTGATGATTCAAGGTGGAAGAAAGCCGGAAAATATTCAGGAACATTCAGCTAAAAAAATGCGTAAATATTTTTATACTAAAACTTGCCGCTGGCAATTTTTGCTGAGTGCTTTTGGTTTTGAGAAGGAATTAGGTGGGTTTTGTGGACATTGCGATCGCTGTCGGCGCTAA
- the pheS gene encoding phenylalanine--tRNA ligase subunit alpha: MSNSLSNLEAQLEALRHDGENAIAEADSLERLEELRLSYLGKKGQLSVILGMMGKLPPEEKPKIGAIANTVKEAIQTSLERQRTSLESVKIRAQLEAETLDVSMPGVFRPQGRVHPLNGIVDRALDIFVGLGYTVAQGPEMESDYYNFEALNTPPDHPARDMQDTFYLSDGNLLRTHTSSVQIRYMEADEPPVRVVAPGRVYRRDTVDATHSAVFHQIELLAIDEGLTFTDLKGTIKVFLQEMFGDLPIRFRASYFPFTEPSAEVDLQWNGRWLEVMGCGMVDPNVLKNVGYDPEVYTGFAAGFGVERFAMVLHQIDDIRRLYSSDLRFLQQI; encoded by the coding sequence ATGAGCAACAGTCTTAGTAATCTTGAGGCTCAACTAGAAGCACTGCGTCATGATGGAGAAAATGCCATCGCCGAAGCGGATTCGCTGGAACGTTTGGAAGAATTACGCTTAAGTTACCTGGGTAAAAAGGGTCAACTTTCTGTAATTTTAGGAATGATGGGCAAACTCCCGCCAGAAGAGAAGCCGAAAATTGGAGCGATCGCTAATACAGTCAAAGAGGCTATTCAAACTAGTCTCGAACGCCAACGCACCAGTTTAGAATCGGTCAAAATCCGCGCCCAGCTAGAGGCAGAAACCCTAGATGTGTCTATGCCTGGTGTTTTTCGTCCTCAAGGTCGTGTTCACCCCCTCAATGGCATTGTTGACCGCGCATTAGACATATTTGTCGGGCTAGGATACACAGTAGCTCAAGGTCCAGAAATGGAAAGTGACTATTATAACTTTGAAGCACTAAATACACCCCCAGATCACCCAGCACGGGATATGCAGGATACTTTCTATCTCAGTGATGGAAATCTCCTGCGGACTCACACTTCCTCGGTACAAATTCGTTACATGGAAGCGGATGAACCCCCGGTACGGGTTGTTGCTCCCGGTCGCGTTTATCGTCGTGATACTGTTGATGCTACCCACTCAGCTGTATTCCATCAAATTGAGCTTTTAGCTATTGATGAGGGATTGACTTTTACCGACCTCAAAGGGACGATTAAGGTATTTTTACAGGAAATGTTTGGCGATTTGCCAATTCGTTTTCGCGCTAGTTATTTTCCCTTTACTGAACCTTCCGCAGAAGTCGATTTACAATGGAATGGGCGCTGGTTGGAAGTGATGGGTTGTGGAATGGTTGACCCCAACGTATTAAAAAATGTGGGTTACGATCCTGAAGTTTACACTGGTTTTGCTGCGGGTTTCGGTGTAGAACGTTTTGCCATGGTACTGCATCAAATTGATGATATTCGTCGGTTATATAGTAGCGATTTGCGGTTTTTACAGCAGATTTAG
- the surE gene encoding 5'/3'-nucleotidase SurE produces MKLLISNDDGVFALGIRTLANTLAQAGHEVTVVCPDRERSATGHGLTLHQPIRAEIVESIFHPQIKAWACDGTPSDCVKLALWALLDTPPDLVLSGINHGANLGTEILYSGTVSAAMEGVIEGIPAIAFSLASHTVTEFQPAANFAQTLVAKLTEKPLTDLMLLNVNIPPVGSEEICGVKLTRQGVRRYVDVFNKRIDPRGKTYYWLTGEVLEDVEPPETLELPKNVPIDVHAIRDNYISITPLQYNLTYSKGLSQLSSLDF; encoded by the coding sequence ATGAAACTACTAATTAGTAACGATGATGGGGTTTTTGCCTTGGGTATCCGCACCCTTGCCAACACTTTAGCACAGGCAGGTCACGAAGTTACCGTGGTTTGTCCAGATAGAGAGCGTTCAGCTACGGGACATGGATTAACTTTACACCAACCAATTCGGGCGGAAATTGTGGAATCAATTTTCCATCCCCAAATTAAAGCTTGGGCTTGTGACGGTACACCCTCAGATTGTGTCAAGCTGGCGCTGTGGGCATTATTGGATACACCTCCTGATTTGGTGCTTTCAGGAATTAATCATGGTGCTAATCTGGGTACAGAAATTCTTTATTCTGGTACTGTATCCGCAGCAATGGAAGGGGTAATTGAAGGTATTCCCGCAATTGCTTTCAGTTTGGCTAGTCACACTGTGACAGAATTTCAACCTGCTGCAAATTTTGCTCAAACCTTAGTGGCAAAATTAACCGAAAAACCCCTAACTGATTTGATGTTATTGAATGTGAATATTCCGCCCGTAGGATCTGAGGAAATTTGCGGAGTGAAGCTTACACGTCAAGGGGTACGGCGTTATGTTGATGTGTTTAACAAACGGATCGATCCTCGTGGTAAAACTTATTACTGGCTTACTGGAGAGGTGCTAGAAGATGTGGAACCACCAGAAACGTTGGAATTACCAAAGAATGTGCCAATTGATGTACATGCAATTCGAGACAACTATATCAGTATTACGCCGTTACAATATAATTTGACCTACTCCAAAGGTTTGAGTCAATTAAGTAGTTTGGATTTTTAA
- the hpsE gene encoding hormogonium polysaccharide biosynthesis glycosyltransferase HpsE produces MNIDFTVAVPTYNGEKRLPELLERLKNQINTENLTWEIIIVDNNSTDNTAKLVKSYQENWQFPYQLKYLLETKQGAAHARKLAVAQAKGKFIGFLDDDNYPESNWVANAYIFGEKYPQAGAFASQIHPNWEVNPPDNFQRITPFLAITERGDMPLLYDPKANLLPPSAGLVIRQQAWLESVPETQILIGRVGGNMLAGEDLEMLAYIQKAGWEIWYNPEMEIYHQIPQWRLQRDYLIPFFRGIGLSRYVTRMARIKPWMRPFLSLAYMVNDLKRVILHLIKYRWQVKSELVAACELELFVNSFISPFYLWKRGYLK; encoded by the coding sequence ATGAATATTGATTTCACCGTCGCTGTGCCAACTTACAACGGCGAGAAACGCTTGCCAGAACTATTAGAAAGACTAAAAAATCAAATTAATACTGAAAATTTAACTTGGGAAATAATTATTGTTGATAATAACAGTACTGATAATACTGCTAAATTGGTCAAATCCTATCAAGAAAATTGGCAATTTCCTTATCAACTCAAATATTTACTAGAAACTAAGCAAGGTGCAGCCCATGCTCGTAAGTTGGCTGTTGCACAAGCAAAAGGCAAATTTATTGGGTTTCTGGATGATGATAATTACCCAGAATCTAATTGGGTTGCTAATGCTTATATTTTTGGGGAAAAATATCCCCAAGCGGGGGCTTTTGCTAGTCAAATACACCCAAATTGGGAAGTTAATCCCCCTGATAATTTTCAACGAATTACTCCATTTTTAGCAATTACTGAACGTGGAGATATGCCGCTATTATATGATCCTAAGGCTAATCTTTTACCTCCTTCGGCTGGTTTAGTTATACGTCAACAGGCTTGGTTGGAGAGTGTTCCAGAAACACAAATTTTAATTGGTAGAGTAGGTGGTAATATGCTAGCTGGGGAAGATTTAGAAATGCTTGCTTATATTCAAAAAGCAGGTTGGGAAATCTGGTATAACCCTGAGATGGAAATTTATCACCAAATTCCTCAATGGCGTTTACAAAGAGATTATTTAATTCCTTTTTTCCGAGGGATTGGTTTAAGTCGCTACGTAACTCGAATGGCAAGAATTAAACCTTGGATGAGACCATTTTTATCTCTTGCTTATATGGTGAATGATCTCAAAAGAGTGATTTTACATCTGATTAAATATCGCTGGCAGGTCAAAAGTGAGTTGGTTGCAGCTTGTGAACTGGAGCTATTTGTTAACAGTTTTATTAGTCCTTTTTATCTTTGGAAACGTGGGTATTTGAAGTGA
- a CDS encoding Tfp pilus assembly protein FimT/FimU, giving the protein MVNQMLLINLQNYHINKLFYSNKKYFLKNKGSIKLDSQSSGGFTLLEVLVTVLIIGILSAIAAPSWLAFTDRQRINKVNDEVFGGIQEAQREAKKTKRSYSVWFRESSGNAEYSIMPTKKPDNTDYAATDITAWKPLGGEVGVKSRKFLLRTNMTANNTAGLVTTSNSLATARKITFDYLGLLSEANLGTAPTGSDDPPGLRIVVAIPDTPNSTTPGTTKRCVIVQTLLGGMRTAKDSACNS; this is encoded by the coding sequence ATGGTAAATCAAATGTTATTAATTAATTTACAAAATTACCACATAAATAAGTTATTTTATTCTAATAAAAAATACTTCTTAAAAAACAAAGGTTCAATTAAACTTGATTCTCAATCATCTGGTGGATTCACTTTATTAGAGGTACTAGTCACGGTATTAATCATTGGTATTCTCTCAGCTATTGCGGCACCTAGTTGGCTAGCTTTCACAGATAGACAAAGAATAAATAAAGTGAATGATGAGGTTTTTGGAGGAATACAGGAAGCACAACGAGAAGCAAAAAAAACTAAGCGTAGCTATAGCGTTTGGTTTCGTGAAAGTAGTGGGAATGCAGAGTATAGTATTATGCCAACTAAAAAACCTGATAATACTGATTATGCTGCCACAGATATTACTGCATGGAAACCTCTGGGAGGGGAAGTTGGGGTAAAATCTAGAAAATTTTTATTACGAACAAACATGACAGCTAATAATACTGCTGGTCTTGTTACAACATCTAATAGCCTAGCAACAGCAAGAAAAATTACCTTTGATTATTTAGGTCTTTTATCTGAGGCAAATCTAGGAACAGCACCAACTGGTTCTGATGATCCACCAGGTTTACGGATTGTTGTTGCTATTCCCGATACTCCAAATTCTACTACCCCTGGTACAACTAAACGCTGTGTAATTGTCCAAACGCTTTTGGGTGGAATGCGAACAGCAAAGGACTCAGCGTGCAATAGTTAA
- the psb28 gene encoding photosystem II reaction center protein Psb28 translates to MAEIQFSKGITEEVIPDVRLTRSRSGESGTATFFFQNPRALDATSTEEITGMYMIDEEGEIVTREVKGKFVNGKADALEALHIMKSVEEWDRFMRFMERYAEQNGLDLDQ, encoded by the coding sequence ATGGCTGAGATTCAATTTTCCAAAGGTATTACAGAAGAAGTTATTCCCGATGTCCGCTTAACGCGATCGCGTTCTGGTGAAAGTGGCACAGCTACGTTCTTTTTTCAAAATCCTAGAGCATTAGATGCTACCAGTACCGAAGAAATTACCGGGATGTACATGATTGATGAGGAGGGTGAAATTGTCACCCGCGAGGTTAAGGGCAAATTTGTGAATGGGAAGGCTGACGCTCTTGAAGCATTACATATCATGAAGTCTGTTGAAGAATGGGATCGTTTTATGCGTTTTATGGAGCGCTATGCCGAACAGAATGGTTTAGACTTAGACCAATAG
- a CDS encoding NUDIX hydrolase: protein MHKEGEIRVVVLGIIRDGDRIFVSKGYDPVKETTFYRAMGGGVDFGETSLIALEREFQEEIQAELKNIRYIGCLENIFTFNGKPGHEIFQVYECDFVDPKFYELETINFSEGKRQKTAVWVNINSFKSGEYRLVPEQFINYLGLAE from the coding sequence ATGCATAAAGAAGGCGAAATTCGGGTTGTAGTTTTAGGAATAATCCGTGATGGAGATAGAATTTTTGTCTCCAAAGGATACGATCCAGTTAAAGAAACCACCTTTTATCGTGCCATGGGTGGCGGTGTAGACTTTGGTGAAACTAGCTTAATAGCTTTAGAGCGGGAATTTCAAGAAGAAATTCAAGCAGAGTTAAAAAATATTCGCTATATCGGCTGTTTAGAAAATATCTTTACCTTCAATGGTAAACCTGGACATGAGATTTTTCAGGTATACGAATGCGATTTTGTTGACCCTAAATTCTACGAACTGGAAACAATCAATTTTTCCGAAGGTAAACGCCAGAAAACCGCAGTTTGGGTAAATATAAACAGCTTTAAATCTGGAGAATACAGATTAGTTCCAGAACAATTTATTAATTACCTAGGACTTGCTGAATAA
- a CDS encoding MBL fold metallo-hydrolase, which translates to MFRIENQFNVNFWGVRGSIPCPGSNTVRYGGNTPCVEMQVGGNHLVFDGGTGLHVLGQSMLKKMPASAHIFFTHSHWDHMQGFPFFSPGFVKGNHFFIYGAIAPDGSTVEQRLNDQMLHPNFPVPLQIMQADLDFCDVTPGESIKIDDIVVETAPLNHPGEAVGYRVNWRGGAATYITDTEHYADRMDENVLWLARNADVLIYDSTYTDEEYHSPNSPKIGWGHSTWQEAVKIAQAANVKNLVIFHHDPAHDDDFLDNVGRQAKEKFSGAMMAKEGMVIPVEVSAPLSREISVN; encoded by the coding sequence ATGTTTAGGATAGAAAACCAGTTCAATGTAAATTTTTGGGGAGTTCGCGGCAGTATCCCCTGTCCGGGTTCAAACACTGTACGTTACGGTGGAAATACCCCTTGCGTTGAGATGCAAGTGGGCGGCAACCATTTAGTTTTCGATGGTGGTACAGGACTCCATGTTTTGGGACAATCGATGCTCAAAAAAATGCCAGCATCAGCTCATATATTTTTTACCCATTCCCACTGGGATCATATGCAGGGTTTTCCCTTTTTCTCGCCAGGATTTGTAAAAGGGAATCACTTCTTTATCTATGGTGCGATCGCACCTGACGGATCAACCGTGGAACAGCGTCTGAATGACCAAATGTTACACCCAAATTTTCCTGTTCCTTTGCAAATTATGCAAGCAGATTTGGATTTTTGTGATGTAACTCCAGGAGAATCCATCAAAATCGATGATATTGTCGTGGAGACAGCACCCCTTAACCATCCTGGGGAAGCTGTGGGCTACCGTGTCAACTGGCGAGGTGGTGCTGCTACATATATTACCGATACAGAGCATTACGCTGACAGAATGGACGAAAATGTTCTTTGGTTAGCGCGAAATGCCGATGTTTTAATTTACGATTCCACCTATACCGATGAAGAGTACCATTCCCCCAATTCCCCAAAAATTGGCTGGGGACACTCAACCTGGCAAGAAGCAGTGAAAATTGCCCAAGCTGCCAACGTTAAAAATTTAGTCATATTTCATCATGATCCAGCCCATGATGATGATTTTTTAGATAATGTCGGTAGACAAGCAAAAGAAAAATTCTCAGGTGCAATGATGGCAAAGGAAGGAATGGTGATACCTGTAGAAGTTTCAGCCCCACTATCAAGAGAAATTTCTGTTAACTAG
- the hpsB gene encoding hormogonium polysaccharide secretion pseudopilin HpsB — MNRKQLNQHIKLAIKWRKFKSAEDCQSGFTIIESLIALVVVAILMSAIAPVIVLSVATRVQSKRVESGTQAARAYLDGVRAGSIDAPKHFKQLTEVNSTTKVYTSQRLGFAQVAAPNATLPNCTSPTKGYCADTATSSLYCIDLDGGGCTSTSNKDFILQAFRSSPNATADDPDKGYLLGVRVYRAGGFKGTGTTLKTQQGGSKSSTFTGGLGDRQAPVFETATEIASKATKYQDYCDRFGGCQQ, encoded by the coding sequence ATGAATCGCAAGCAATTAAATCAACACATTAAATTAGCAATTAAGTGGAGAAAATTCAAATCTGCGGAAGATTGTCAGTCTGGTTTTACAATCATTGAGTCTTTGATTGCCCTGGTAGTAGTGGCTATTCTCATGAGTGCGATCGCCCCTGTAATTGTCCTATCTGTTGCGACTCGTGTGCAATCGAAAAGGGTAGAGTCAGGAACACAAGCAGCTAGAGCATACCTTGATGGAGTTAGAGCTGGATCTATTGATGCACCAAAACACTTTAAACAATTAACAGAAGTAAATTCAACTACTAAAGTATATACCTCACAACGATTAGGTTTTGCTCAGGTTGCGGCTCCGAATGCTACTTTACCTAACTGTACTTCACCAACTAAGGGTTATTGTGCAGACACGGCTACTTCTAGTTTGTATTGCATAGATTTAGATGGCGGAGGTTGCACTAGCACTAGTAATAAAGACTTTATTCTACAAGCATTTCGTAGTAGCCCAAATGCTACTGCTGACGATCCAGATAAAGGTTATTTACTGGGAGTGAGAGTTTATAGAGCAGGTGGCTTTAAAGGAACAGGAACAACTCTCAAAACTCAGCAAGGTGGTTCTAAATCATCTACTTTTACAGGTGGTTTAGGCGATCGTCAAGCACCTGTATTTGAAACAGCTACAGAAATAGCTTCTAAAGCTACCAAATATCAAGATTACTGCGATCGTTTTGGTGGTTGTCAGCAGTAA
- a CDS encoding transposase has protein sequence MRVKAKNKLAGIYGSISNLRDDFLHKLSTRLIKENCIICIKDLRLANMLKNHKLDLTIISEFLLKIDDDIYGFRFFIS, from the coding sequence ATTCGAGTCAAAGCGAAGAACAAGCTGGCTGGTATCTATGGAAGCATTAGCAATTTAAGAGACGATTTTCTGCACAAACTCTCGACTCGTTTAATTAAAGAAAACTGTATCATCTGTATCAAAGATTTGCGACTTGCTAATATGCTCAAAAACCATAAACTCGATTTAACAATCATCTCTGAATTTTTACTCAAAATAGATGATGATATATATGGATTTAGGTTTTTTATAAGCTGA
- a CDS encoding DUF3531 family protein, with the protein MLVQFREINPFDVWIWLRFSNVPSQREKQFVEEAFDSWFYLGKLGAFNAENLQVQDTGLELSYMDYYQQGYQQSLKALMHNMGRFEYEGEWARCWFDLGTSDAIALDVLINALTQLSQEYVTIEELIIGGENSDWSIEDSDSRPESIYDNYDN; encoded by the coding sequence ATGCTGGTACAGTTCCGCGAGATAAATCCCTTCGATGTCTGGATTTGGCTAAGATTTAGTAACGTTCCTTCACAACGGGAAAAACAGTTCGTTGAGGAAGCTTTTGACTCTTGGTTTTACCTGGGTAAGTTGGGTGCTTTTAATGCCGAAAACTTGCAGGTACAGGATACAGGGCTAGAACTTAGTTACATGGACTATTATCAACAAGGGTATCAGCAGAGTCTCAAAGCTTTGATGCATAATATGGGAAGATTTGAGTATGAGGGAGAATGGGCTAGATGCTGGTTTGACCTTGGAACCTCGGATGCGATCGCGCTTGACGTTTTAATCAATGCTTTAACCCAATTAAGTCAAGAATACGTCACCATCGAAGAATTAATTATTGGTGGTGAAAACTCAGATTGGTCAATTGAAGATAGCGACAGCCGTCCAGAATCCATATACGATAATTACGACAATTAA